Proteins found in one Pseudomonas marvdashtae genomic segment:
- a CDS encoding DUF1289 domain-containing protein, whose protein sequence is MPNQLIKTPCVGLCSTVYGDLVCRGCKRFHHEVIHWNGYNEEEKRAVWMRLEQLLVQVMVAKLEVFDPGLLRQQLETRKIRFVPHQSEYCWAYQLIARGARVINNLEAYGMVLMPEFRDWELPDLRDAIDREFFLLSEAHYQRYIAPGFLKDAIGG, encoded by the coding sequence ATGCCCAACCAGCTCATCAAGACCCCCTGCGTCGGCCTCTGTTCCACTGTCTACGGTGACTTGGTGTGCCGTGGTTGCAAGCGGTTCCACCACGAAGTGATTCACTGGAACGGCTACAACGAGGAGGAAAAACGCGCGGTGTGGATGCGGCTGGAGCAGCTGTTGGTGCAGGTGATGGTGGCCAAGCTGGAGGTGTTCGACCCGGGCCTGCTGCGCCAGCAACTGGAGACACGCAAGATCCGCTTCGTGCCCCACCAGTCGGAATACTGCTGGGCCTACCAGTTGATCGCCCGGGGCGCGCGAGTAATCAACAACCTCGAAGCCTACGGCATGGTGCTGATGCCGGAATTTCGCGATTGGGAGCTGCCGGACCTGCGTGATGCCATTGATCGGGAATTTTTCCTGCTGTCCGAAGCCCATTACCAGCGCTACATCGCGCCGGGGTTTCTCAAGGATGCGATCGGCGGCTGA
- the acnB gene encoding bifunctional aconitate hydratase 2/2-methylisocitrate dehydratase, which translates to MLEAYRKHIEERAALGIVPQPLNAEQTAGLVELLKNPPAGEEAFLVDLITNRVPPGVDEAAYVKAGFLSALAKGEAQSPLIDKKRAVELLGTMQGGYNIVTLVELLDNAELAPVAAKELKHTLLMFDAFHDVAEKAKNGNVHAKAVLQSWADGEWFKNRPVLADKISLRVFKVTGETNTDDLSPAPDAWSRPDIPLHALAMLKMARDGIVPDEQGKTGPMKQIEEMRGQGFPIAYVGDVVGTGSSRKSATNSVLWFFGDDVPYVPNKRAGGFCFGSKIAPIFYNTMEDAGALPIEFDVSNMHMGDVIDLYPHAGKVCKHGTDEVLTTFEMKTPVLLDEVRAGGRIPLIIGRGLTEKARAELGLPPSELFKKPEAPAESTKGFTLAQKMVGKACGVTGVRPGTYCEPKMTTVGSQDTTGPMTRDELKDLACLGFSTDLVMQSFCHTAAYPKPIDVTTHHTLPDFIMTRGGVSLRPGDGIIHSWLNRMLLPDTVGTGGDSHTRFPIGISFPAGSGLVAFAAATGVMPLDMPESILVRFKGKLQPGVTLRDLVHAIPYYAIQKGLLTVEKKGKKNAFSGRILEIEGLETLTVEQAFELSDASAERSAAGCTIKLSKESIAEYLQSNITLLRWMIGEGYGDPRTLERRAQAMEAWLANPELLEADKDAEYAEIIEIDLADVKEPVLCAPNDPDDARLLSSVAGEKIDEVFIGSCMTNIGHFRAAGKLLEQVKGQLPTRLWLSPPTKMDAHQLTEEGYYGIYGKAGARMEMPGCSLCMGNQARVEPNSTVVSTSTRNFPNRLGDGANVYLASAELASVASILGRLPTVEEYMEYAGKIDSMAADVYRYLSFDQIAEFREAAANANIPVVQA; encoded by the coding sequence GTGCTTGAAGCCTACCGCAAACATATCGAAGAGCGTGCAGCACTGGGTATCGTTCCCCAGCCGCTTAACGCCGAACAAACCGCAGGCCTGGTCGAGCTGCTGAAGAATCCCCCGGCTGGCGAAGAAGCTTTCCTCGTTGACCTGATCACCAATCGCGTTCCGCCTGGCGTCGACGAAGCCGCCTACGTCAAGGCCGGTTTTCTCTCCGCACTGGCCAAGGGCGAAGCCCAGTCCCCTCTGATTGACAAGAAGCGCGCGGTCGAACTGCTTGGCACCATGCAGGGCGGCTACAACATCGTCACCCTGGTCGAGCTGCTGGACAACGCCGAGCTGGCGCCGGTAGCGGCCAAGGAACTCAAGCACACCCTGCTGATGTTCGATGCGTTCCATGACGTCGCTGAAAAAGCCAAGAACGGCAACGTTCACGCCAAGGCCGTGCTGCAATCCTGGGCCGATGGCGAGTGGTTCAAGAACCGCCCGGTGCTGGCCGACAAGATCAGCCTGCGCGTGTTCAAGGTGACTGGCGAAACCAACACCGACGACCTGTCCCCTGCCCCTGATGCCTGGTCCCGCCCGGACATCCCGCTGCACGCCCTGGCCATGCTGAAAATGGCCCGTGACGGCATCGTCCCGGACGAGCAAGGCAAGACCGGCCCGATGAAGCAGATCGAAGAGATGCGTGGCCAAGGCTTCCCGATCGCCTACGTCGGTGACGTGGTCGGTACCGGTTCGTCGCGTAAATCGGCAACCAACTCGGTGCTCTGGTTCTTCGGCGATGACGTTCCGTACGTCCCGAACAAGCGTGCCGGCGGCTTCTGCTTCGGCAGCAAGATCGCGCCGATTTTCTACAACACCATGGAAGACGCCGGCGCCCTGCCGATCGAATTCGATGTGTCCAACATGCACATGGGCGACGTGATCGACCTGTACCCGCATGCTGGCAAAGTCTGCAAGCACGGCACCGATGAAGTCCTGACCACCTTCGAAATGAAGACTCCGGTCCTGTTGGACGAAGTCCGCGCTGGCGGCCGTATCCCGCTGATCATTGGCCGTGGCCTGACCGAAAAGGCACGCGCCGAGCTGGGCCTGCCACCGTCGGAGCTGTTCAAGAAGCCTGAAGCACCGGCCGAAAGCACCAAGGGCTTCACCCTGGCGCAGAAAATGGTCGGCAAGGCCTGCGGCGTGACCGGCGTTCGCCCGGGCACCTACTGCGAGCCGAAGATGACCACCGTCGGTTCCCAGGACACCACTGGCCCGATGACCCGTGACGAACTCAAGGACCTGGCGTGCCTGGGCTTCTCGACCGATCTGGTGATGCAGTCGTTCTGCCACACCGCGGCTTATCCGAAGCCGATCGACGTGACCACCCACCACACCCTGCCTGACTTCATCATGACCCGCGGCGGCGTGTCCCTGCGTCCGGGCGACGGCATCATCCACAGCTGGCTGAACCGCATGCTGCTGCCGGACACCGTCGGCACCGGTGGCGACTCCCACACCCGTTTCCCGATCGGCATCTCGTTCCCGGCCGGCTCCGGCCTGGTGGCCTTCGCCGCCGCCACCGGCGTCATGCCGCTGGACATGCCCGAGTCGATCCTGGTTCGTTTCAAGGGCAAGCTGCAACCGGGCGTCACCCTGCGTGACCTGGTCCATGCCATCCCTTACTACGCGATCCAGAAAGGCCTGCTGACCGTCGAGAAGAAAGGCAAGAAAAACGCCTTCTCCGGCCGCATCCTGGAAATCGAAGGCCTGGAAACCCTGACCGTCGAACAAGCTTTCGAGCTGTCCGACGCCTCGGCGGAACGCTCGGCCGCTGGTTGCACCATCAAGCTCTCCAAGGAATCGATTGCCGAGTACCTGCAGTCGAACATTACCCTGCTGCGCTGGATGATCGGCGAAGGCTACGGCGATCCTCGCACCCTGGAACGTCGTGCCCAGGCGATGGAAGCCTGGCTGGCCAACCCTGAGCTGCTGGAAGCCGACAAGGACGCCGAATACGCCGAGATCATCGAGATCGACCTGGCCGACGTCAAGGAGCCTGTGCTCTGCGCGCCGAACGACCCGGACGACGCCCGTCTGCTGTCCAGCGTTGCTGGCGAGAAGATCGACGAAGTGTTCATCGGCTCGTGCATGACCAACATCGGTCACTTCCGTGCTGCCGGTAAACTGCTGGAGCAGGTCAAGGGTCAGCTGCCAACCCGTCTGTGGCTGTCGCCGCCGACCAAGATGGACGCTCACCAGCTCACCGAAGAAGGCTACTACGGCATCTACGGCAAGGCCGGCGCACGCATGGAAATGCCAGGCTGCTCGCTGTGCATGGGTAACCAGGCGCGCGTTGAACCGAACTCCACCGTGGTGTCGACGTCGACCCGTAACTTCCCGAACCGCCTGGGCGACGGCGCGAATGTCTACCTGGCTTCGGCCGAGCTGGCGTCCGTGGCGTCCATCCTGGGTCGCCTGCCGACCGTCGAGGAGTACATGGAATACGCCGGCAAGATCGACAGCATGGCAGCGGACGTGTACCGCTACCTGAGCTTCGACCAGATCGCCGAGTTCCGTGAAGCGGCTGCAAATGCCAACATCCCGGTCGTTCAAGCCTAA
- a CDS encoding universal stress protein, translated as MQAIRSILVVIDPEHSESLALKRAKLIAGVTQAHLHLLVCDKRHDHAGMLGVLKAALVADGYSVTTEQAWNESLYETIIDVQQAEGCGLVIKQHFPDSPLKKALLTPADWKLLRHCPTPVLLVKTTGSWKDRVILAAVDVGNADGEHRHLHSTIIDHGYDIARLAKAHLHVISAHPSPMLSSADPTFQLKETIEARYREQCRAFQAEFDIDDQHLHIMEGPADVLIPFMAHKLQAAVTVIGTVARSGLSGVLIGNTAEAVLDTLESDVLVLKPQEVEDHLVELAVKE; from the coding sequence ATGCAAGCCATTCGCAGCATCCTGGTGGTCATCGACCCCGAACATTCGGAAAGCCTGGCACTCAAGCGCGCCAAACTGATCGCCGGCGTGACCCAGGCGCACCTGCACCTGCTGGTGTGCGACAAACGGCACGATCACGCTGGCATGCTCGGCGTACTGAAGGCGGCCTTGGTGGCGGACGGCTACAGCGTCACCACCGAGCAAGCCTGGAACGAAAGCCTCTACGAAACCATCATTGACGTGCAGCAGGCCGAAGGGTGCGGCCTGGTGATCAAGCAGCATTTCCCCGACAGCCCGTTGAAGAAGGCCCTGTTGACACCCGCTGACTGGAAATTGCTGCGCCATTGCCCAACCCCGGTGCTGCTGGTCAAGACTACGGGCTCCTGGAAGGACCGGGTCATCCTGGCCGCCGTCGATGTCGGCAATGCCGATGGCGAGCATCGCCACCTGCACTCCACCATCATCGATCATGGCTATGACATTGCCAGATTGGCCAAGGCGCACCTGCATGTGATCAGCGCCCATCCGTCGCCGATGCTCTCGTCCGCCGACCCGACCTTCCAGCTCAAGGAAACCATCGAGGCTCGCTATCGCGAGCAATGCCGCGCGTTCCAAGCCGAATTCGATATCGATGACCAACACCTGCATATCATGGAAGGCCCGGCGGACGTGCTGATTCCCTTCATGGCCCACAAGCTCCAGGCGGCGGTCACGGTGATCGGCACCGTGGCCCGCTCGGGTTTGTCAGGGGTGCTGATCGGCAACACCGCCGAAGCCGTGCTCGATACCCTGGAAAGCGATGTGCTGGTGCTCAAGCCGCAGGAAGTCGAGGATCACCTGGTGGAGCTGGCGGTCAAGGAATGA